A stretch of Cicer arietinum cultivar CDC Frontier isolate Library 1 chromosome 5, Cicar.CDCFrontier_v2.0, whole genome shotgun sequence DNA encodes these proteins:
- the LOC101512522 gene encoding uncharacterized protein, with product MEKEERHFLYQPLLSLPTPSSYEINQHTNYNTINNSNFFISNNNIILRILLVLFVALISIWANYEASKTFEIYILNDTKDSLAGRRFTLFYISNDKATRILLNTSSFVEQILYPNSNNNNNIQNKKNIKSVTLHLTDKNLNTTIVTVVKRNIKDYIIDISPMLFEDKNFNKMEIVGEIQRAMARVWLWDGRSKAPPRLLDGMAEYVAELAGFRREIFSGGFGESPECEVGRDLWWEDKDPTHVARLLHYCENFKKGFIQRLNEAMRDTWHDRMVDDLLGLEATTCRLHNASYPKKTHFFGI from the coding sequence ATGGAGAAGGAGGAGAGACATTTCCTCTACCAACCACTCCTATCTCTTCCCACACCTTCCTCCTATGAGATTAACCAACACACCAATTACAACACTATCAACAATTCTAATTTCTTCATTTCAAATAACAACATCATTCTTCGGATCCTTCTTGTTCTCTTTGTAGCACTAATCTCAATATGGGCAAACTATGAAGCATCCAAGACTTTTGAAATATACATATTAAACGACACCAAGGATTCCCTTGCTGGACGTCGTTTCACTCTCTTTTACATCTCAAACGACAAAGCCACACGTATACTCCTCAATACAAGTTCCTTTGTAGAACAAATCCTTTACCCAAAtagcaacaacaataacaatattcagaataaaaaaaatataaagagtgTCACCCTTCACCTTACAGATAAGAATCTCAATACTACTATCGTTACCGTCGTCAAAAGAAACATCAAAGACTATATAATTGATATTAGTCCTATGTTATTTGAAGATAAGAATTTCAACAAAATGGAAATAGTTGGTGAGATTCAACGTGCCATGGCTAGAGTGTGGCTATGGGATGGAAGGTCTAAGGCCCCACCAAGACTTCTTGATGGTATGGCCGAGTATGTTGCCGAGTTAGCCGGATTCCGCCGTGAAATATTCTCCGGCGGCTTCGGTGAGTCGCCGGAATGTGAAGTTGGCCGTGATTTATGGTGGGAAGATAAGGACCCTACTCATGTGGCACGTTTGTTGCATTATTGTGAAAATTTTAAGAAGGGGTTCATCCAACGGCTGAATGAAGCTATGAGAGACACGTGGCATGATCGTATGGTGGATGATTTGTTGGGGTTGGAAGCGACGACTTGTAGATTGCATAATGCTTCTTATCCGAagaaaactcatttttttggtatttaa